The Lactuca sativa cultivar Salinas chromosome 2, Lsat_Salinas_v11, whole genome shotgun sequence genome includes a window with the following:
- the LOC111909690 gene encoding type I inositol polyphosphate 5-phosphatase 10 — protein MTGKIEEIKKSFIHKILSMKLNNGDEGKVLKNSFDPTASRIGVLDCTNLLSDSMAISHDVQSLRVFTATWNVAGKSPSSDLDLDNLLQINCQSDIYILGFQEIVPLNAGNVLVIEDNGSAAKWLSLISQSLNKQSNKDYYALNRTNTNSNSFERKSSMFLQRTSLKSASRSFRSESRRRFKSCNCTIVEPERKSYYGRDSCFACQKSKSNNYDDPSSSEEDDTTPNMVAPDVTTAAPPPTGKNQHLRYCLIKSKQMVGIFVTIWVKKELVPYIGHLRTSCISRGILGYLGNKGCISVSMTFKQTSFCFVCSHLASGEKEGDELRRNLDVIEILKSTQFPKICRTPNAKVPDKILEHDRVIWLGDLNYRIALSYHETKKFLEQNDWDALLNKDQLKMEREAGRVFKGWKEGKIFFPPTYKYSYNSDLYAGDTIKSKSKRRTPAWCDRILWYGEGIHQKSYTRWESRFSDHRPVCSTFLVFLHN, from the exons ATGACTGGGAAAATTGAAGAAATCAAAAAG TCCTTTATTCATAAAATTTTGTCAATGAAGCTGAACAACGGAGACGAAGGAAAAGTATTGAAAAATTCTTTTGATCCCACAG CTAGCAGGATTGGTGTGTTGGATTGCACTAACTTACTAAGTGATTCAATGGCAATTAGTCATGATGTTCAATCCCTCAG GGTGTTTACAGCAACTTGGAATGTAGCAGGAAAATCACCTTCTAGTGATCTCGATCTTGATAACCTTCTACAAATCAATTGTCAATCAGATATATACATTCTTGG TTTTCAGGAAATAGTCCCATTAAACGCTGGAAATGTGTTAGTAATAGAAGACAACGGTTCTGCAGCAAAATGGCTCTCGTTGATTAGTCAATCTCTCAACAAACAATCTAATAAAGATTATTACGCATTAAATAGAACAAATACAAATTCCAATTCTTTTGAAAGAAAATCTTCGATGTTCTTGCAAAGAACATCACTCAAATCCGCAAGTAGATCTTTTAGATCAGAGAGTCGAAGAAGATTCAAGAGCTGCAATTGCACCATTGTTGAGCCTGAAAGAAAGAGTTATTATGGAAGGGATTCATGTTTCGcatgtcaaaagtcaaagtcaaacaattaTGATGATCCCTCTTCATCAGAAGAAGACGATACTACCCCTAACATGGTGGCGCCTGATGTTACTACCGCTGCACCTCCACCAACTGGAAAGAATCAACATTTGAGATATTGTCTTATAAAGAGCAAGCAAATGGTGGGCATTTTCGTCACAATTTGGGTTAAAAAGGAGCTTGTTCCATATATAGGCCACTTGAGAACTTCTTGCATAAGTCGTGGGATTTTGGGTTATCTTGGGAATAAG GGTTGTATTTCGGTGAGCATGACCTTCAAGCAAACAAGCTTTTGCTTCGTATGTAGTCACTTGGCATCAGGAGAGAAAGAAGGGGATGAGCTTCGAAGGAATTTAGATGTTATTGAGATACTTAAAAGCACACAATTTCCAAAGATTTGCAGAACACCCAATGCTAAGGTGCCAGACAAAATTTTAGAACATGA CCGAGTCATTTGGTTAGGTGATTTAAACTACCGAATCGCCCTTAGTTACCATGAAACCAAGAAATTTTTGGAGCAAAATGACTGGGATGCCCTTCTTAATAAGGATCAG CTTAAAATGGAAAGGGAAGCTGGGAGAGTATTCAAAGGTTGGAAAGAGGGGAAGATCTTCTTTCCaccaacatacaaatactcctacAATTCAGATTTGTATGCTGGAGACACCATAAAATCAAAGAGCAAAAGAAGAACACCAGCATG GTGTGATAGAATATTGTGGTATGGAGAGGGAATACATCAGAAGTCATATACACGTTGGGAGTCGAGGTTTTCTGACCACAGGCCTGTTTGTTCGACATTTTTAGTGTTTTTACATAATTAA